The Mixophyes fleayi isolate aMixFle1 chromosome 1, aMixFle1.hap1, whole genome shotgun sequence genome includes a region encoding these proteins:
- the LOC142151013 gene encoding olfactory receptor 4E2-like: MDSFNNISDYMVNPQKSHPLIAMLGKFNATEVTEFVFVVFAFHPSLQYAVFSLFLLLYTLLLCGNIVIMLTIRADYRLHNPMYFFLGKLSFIDLCYSSVTVPNMLVDFFSDRKSISFNGCITQLYFFHFFACAECLIFTAMAYDRYVAICRPLQYSSILSKQLCLWMVAVIWAISFAHSNIQTTLTMGLPFCGPNEINSFICDIPPLIRLACTDTTMIDAMIVTNSGILALGCFLAVLISYIGIGKTIFKIRNVEGRRKAFSTCASHLTVVTLFFGPGVFIYMRPSKTSQADEVVTVFYTIIAPMLNPIIYTLRNEEMKTSMKKLWGRNMKQN, encoded by the coding sequence ATGGATTCATTTAATAACATATCAGATTACATGGTTAACCCACAGAAATCCCATCCTTTGATCGCTATGTTGGGGAAATTCAATGCAACGGAAGTGACAGAATTTGTTTTTGTGGTTTTTGCCTTTCACCCCAGTCTCCAGTACGCTGTTTTCTCACTCTTCCTGCTGTTATACACCTTGCTTCTGTGTGGGAATATTGTGATCATGTTGACCATCAGGGCAGATTATCGTCTCCATAACCCAATGTACTTTTTCCTTGGTAAACTGTCTTTTATTGATCTTTGCTACTCATCTGTAACTGTGCCAAACATGTTGGTAGATTTCTTTTCTGACAGGAAATCTATTTCATTTAATGGATGCATCACTCAACTGTACTTCTTCCACTTTTTTGCCTGTGCAGAATGTTTGATTTTTACAGCCATGGCTTATGATCGCTATGTAGCAATTTGCAGACCACTGCAGTATTCCAGCATTCTGAGCAAACAGCTTTGTCTCTGGATGGTAGCAGTAATATGGGCTATTAGCTTTGCTCACTCCAACATCCAGACAACATTAACTATGGGGCTGCCATTCTGTGGTCCTAATGAAATTAACAGCTTCATTTGTGACATCCCACCTCTAATAAGGCTGGCATGTACTGACACAACCATGATTGATGCTATGATAGTGACCAACAGTGGGATTCTAGCACTAGGCTGCTTTTTAGCTGTCCTAATATCATATATTGGCATTGGTAAGACAATCTTTAAAATACGAAATGTTGAAGGGAGACGCAAAGCATTTTCAACTTGTGCTTCCCATCTTACGGTGGTAACTTTGTTCTTTGGACCTGGTGTCTTCATTTACATGAGACCATCCAAAACCTCTCAAGCTGATGAAGTGGTGACTGTGTTCTACACTATCATAGCACCAATGCTGAATCCAATTATCTATACCTTGAGGAATGAGGAAATGAAGACATCCATGAAAAAACTCTGGGGGAGAAATATGAAACAAAATTAA